The window TTTAGTAACCATCATCCAAACTGCTTAAAGATATAACCAAATATTTTTCTCAACTAAACCATAGATATGCACGACATTATATGCATTATGAATGATAGTTTGTGCAGGCAACGCACTTATAAGTGCTACAATTTTAGTACATCAAAATGCTTAttgtttcgattttttttttctttttatataattttcatgtaTTCTATGCAGTCTCATTTGGAGAAGGGTGATAAAAGTAAGTCCCATATATGCAATTTATGTGCTATAACTCTCTTCTTGTAGACTAACTTGGTTTAATTTGAACtaacaatcttttttttttttccttctactATCAGTTATAATGCCTCCATCTGCTCTTGATCGCCTCGGTTAGTAAATTGTTCCATCCTCTgtgttttgtttattaaattttactTCAATTTTAATACTTGATTGACTAGATATTTATGTTTTCTGTTTTGTTCATTGTGCAGCCTATCTCCAGATTGATTATCCAATGCTATTTGAACTCAGAAACCCGTCTGCTAGTAAAGTTTCTCATTGTGGTGTGCTTGAGTTCATTGCAGATGAGGGCTTGATATACATTCCGTACTGGGTAGGATCTGTCCTTTTATATGGTAATTTGAAAAAGAATAGTACATTTGCTAAACTTAAATTTGACAATTTCATCTTAGATGATGGAGAACATGCTTCTGCAAGAAGGGGATGTCGTAAATGTCAAGAATGCTAGTCTATCAAAGGGAACTTATGTGAAACTTCAGCCTCACACCATGGATTTTCTTGATGTATCAAATCCAAAAGCAATGTTAGTGTTATGatatcttattttgtttttcattatagTAGAAGGGGGAAGATAGGAAGTCAAGTAACGAGTCAAATGAGTTCTGGTCAAAACAGAAAGGTGTTTATGCAGGCTGGAATATTGGATTGACCGTAtagtgtgtcaaatatgatgacacttttttctaataaaattgGTTCAGGTGTTGCATGGAAAAGAACATTTTGGCCTTTTGATTTTTAACACGttctctttttaaatatttatcgAGTTTACCTCTTTCACTCATTGGAGATAAAACATTTACCTGAATTGACCCATTTATGAATAAATGGGCTCAAATTCTTACATGTATTGTAATATCGGACATTATCTAATTTGTGTTTATTCTCTTGGTACTATACCAGCTTAGAGACAACGTTAAGAAGCTACTCCTGCCTAACCACTGGTGATACGATAATGGTGGCATATAATAACAAGAAGTTTTATATTGACATAGTTGAAACTAAACCATCAGCTGCAATAAGCATCATTGAAACAGATTGTGAAGTTGACTTTGCACCACCACTCGACTATAAAGAACCTGAAAAGCCTTTGAAATCTAAGGCTCCTTCAGAAGGttcttttccattttttatGTTAGGAATTCTCCAGTAattctttttatgttattttttgcTTAAAGTTCTATAATGTAATGCTGAATGGCACagctcaagaagaagaagaaccagcTAAGAACTTACCCAAGTTCAATCCATTCACTGGTTCAGGAAGACGATTAGATGGGAAGCCAGCTGAGCCTGTGGCTGCACCGCTGCTTCGACCACACAAGGCAGAGGCTACAACCAGTGATAGCAATGGTTCTACACCATCAAACTCTAATTCAAGAAAACGTTCTGGGAAGCTTGTTTTCGGGTCAAATGCAGATGAAACTCCAAATGTAAAACCAAAAGTATGATCAACTTTTTATTTCAAAAGCAATAGTTCAAgtaaaagttgttttttttctccttttttttcccCCATGGGTAATTGAATGCCTTTTACTCAAATTGCAGAGCGCCACAAAAGAAGCAAAAGACACAAAAGAAGAACCGCCTAAGAAGGAAGAACCAAAATTCCAAGCATTTACAGGGAAGAAGTACTCCCTAAAAGACTAATTTAATGAATCTAacgtttttcttttataatatatgttactCGTTCAACATTTTTTTGTGCATTCCCAGAAATCTCCTTTTGAAACCCATGTAGCCTTGTGCATTCACTAGAATTTCCGTTTAAGTTATTATTTTCTTCACCATTCCCAGTGATATGTGATGTCTTTTTAACTGGTATATTTCTTGTTGCGTTGCAAATAACCATCGTCCATGAAAGAATGCAAAAAGAACACTCGCCCGATATACATCAATATAACCTTGCAAGTACAGGGCAAGTCTGATTTAGTCCACTGGGGAAATGTATATAGCTAGTATTGTTTAACGTTTGAAACAGATTCAAGAGTAAACGGTGACTTTAAAGCAATGACGTTGAGCAAGAATCGAAGAAAGCAAAGTATCATATTTGTGGAAGCTAATCCAAGAGGCCAGGTGGTATGGTGGACTAAAGCTCCTGGAATGGTTAAGGAAAAGTTCGAAGGACCAATACTTCAAGTTAATGACCGTGTGGAGTGTGGTtgtatcatattttaatttttgttgtcGAAATAACTTTGATTTCGTTATTTAGGAATGGCAACAGTATCTTAGACATCACCAAATTTACTTTCTATTGAATACGTGGAACACCATTGACCCTCCTCTTCCGCACCCCTTCGAACTTCATCATATCCACTGAAACACTTTTTCTCCGCCGCTCTAGCTTGGTTAATgttgacacacacacacatcatgAATGATAACGTAGTTGCGATTTTGACCCAAATTATTCCTTTGACCTCCAAGTCTTTTGGCacacaaattttattatttataaagccAACTTTGCCCTCTATAATTAGTTATGATATACATGTCTTTATTAATTCAATTCACTACTTCACTATATGTTTGTAACATCATTTATGAACGATCTTGACAGTCATTGTAATAATGTGTTGACAATCGTTACGATTAACTACCAATTCTGATATGTTTGTCCCAATACTATGCACGTAGACAATAACGTTAGTGATTGCAATGTTCATCCTTCATCAATCACTTTGCGTGACTATGATTTATTCGATATCAGAGGATTTTTGGACTAAGCTCAACTACGAGTTAGGAGAGTGTAAAGTTTACTCCTACTTGACAATCATTACTATAAACTTTCAATTATGTTAGTTGGTTAATCATTGTTTGTGTTAGTTAACTTTAAAATCCATATACATTGTGTTTTCTTCCATAGAAAATCTTTCTTGATAACAATGATAATGTATAATCAACAATGAATGGCAAAACCGACACATTCCTAACTTTTGATCCAACATAACAATCACCAAAAGATTCAAATTTCCAATAATGTTATGTCCCTCGTTGACAAGATATGTCACTTGTCTACTATACGTCTCTAAATAATTGTCcctcaaaaagaaggaaaaattgTACAAATGTAAATGTGAATTGTTTTGTCATAAGATAATATACAACAAATAATTTATTGATTGTCAagtcttcaaaaaaaaaaaaaagtttaatacttCGAATCCGTTTGTTGTAATCAATATCCACACATAAAATGATTAATGGTCTCTTTAAATGAAGTATTTCAAGAATTATATGTACAAATAAGAAGACTTCCTACTATGATATTGAAGTTCTTTCATTCCAACCTGaatctttttatcatttttaactCACTAATATCTTTAAGAGTTTTCTTATTTGCATGACCGTGAACTCGATTACGGTTCGTTTTATATTCCAAACGTAGGTAACTGATCACGAATCACATTggtagcaaaaaaaaaaaaaaagaaataaagaaaaaatggtGGGTTGACCCTGGTCTCTAATGTCTTGGAAGCATTTTTAATTTCCAATTATGAGCTCACATGACGAGCTCACACACATGGGCTTCCTAACCTTTCACATGATGAGTCGTGAACataataaaacttcaaaatcatCAATTAGTTTACTATATTTGTAGAGTAGAATTTCAACCAACGTGCTTCCTCTCAATCAAATATGGTAGTAATACTACATGGAGTGGAGTGAAGTGTATAAAAATCAGAGTAAATCACAATAATATCCGTCATATTTATCACTTTTTATGTGTGAATCATAATAGATCTTTTGAGACATATCAGATTTAAACGTGTAGTATGGATCACTGGAGGATCTTAAAGGAAGTCATGCGCAGAGCAAAAAGTCGTGAGAACAAAGAATAAtcttatgaaaaatatttttcaaacgaaatatgaataaaataacaCTACGAATGATTGTTTctcaaaacaatatattaatattaaaatgtaaatgtattTTGTTgcaaaaatttaacatgtaaatatatatgttcattCATATATGACGCTGAGACAATTATCTAATTTTATTAAGGAAATCTCATCAGAATtctcttttaacccttttttatttatagaacCGCTCAAACTTATACATACACACCCATCGAAGACTTTTAACTACATAAACCCCACACATTGTCtcctattaattaattacataaatactCTGCTAATAGAAATTGAAATAGTACTTTATAGCATCACCCAAAACGTTGACTGGTCAAACTTAATTTGAAGCACAGCCCCAGCTTCCATCATCAATTTAGTCAAAAGATTCTTAACAGAACattcaaagttcaaacttgCCATATATACCATGTGAACATTTCATATATACACCACCTGCATATATTAATGTTCACCATTTACAATTAATACGAGTAGTTTTTATGGGAGTACTTGTACTGCAAAACCTGAATAAGGAGTTTTCTAGATACatgcttaattaattattaagacTTTTGCTTTCCTGATAGTAACTTTTCATTCAGCTTCAAAATTCAGAGTTTTTTTTGCAGCAACCACTTGTGTGCTTTTTCATGTTGTAAGACTTTTGAAATTATTGCCAAGTGTGACTCAACCTTGACCACCTGGATTTGAAAAATGTCTTATTAATTTACTCGTGTTTTACCCAAAGAGTGTACGTGCAGATTACAACTTCCAGCATATTGACCATCTTATTGCCGAGGTTCAATTTATTAACGTTTAACACTTGTCGTTGTACAAAACGTACAATTAAAGTAAACCTAGAAGAATTAGCCGAACATGAAGTTGCCAAAAAAGTGTCTAAAATATCCTCAACCGAATAGAAGACTGGTTCAAATACATGGAGTTCTGTATTcctcaaacaaaaaaacaaaagtagaAGAACAAAAGGCTAGTTTTTCACTTGGGGTGAATTCGTGCAAGCTTGTTTTTCACCCGAGTAAGAAATGAACGCACGCACGTACACACACGCACACGCTTGGGTACGATCGAGCCGGGTTGAAATTTGGGTGAATTGTGATGTAGTACCATGTGATTGTAAACAAGCAAAAGGGTCCACACACATATATTGCATGAATTAACAAATGAAATGTCTTACTCATTTAGTACTATATGGCATTGGATGCCTTTTTGTTATGTGAAACCATTTAGCATTTGAGAAATAAAGAGTGTTGTGGACTGTGGGTGTGGGGGATGGTGTTGGCTGATCAAAACTCAGATTTATTCTCACAATTTCAAAGTTTTTGGGCTGACATAACAGCAGCAGCAACATGTGCACGTGATACTCGTAAAGCCTGTTATCTTGTTACCCCAACTACTGCATCTAATATCTAACTAGATTAGGCCCATGCGTTGCacgtttatattttattatacagATTtctcataaattataaaaattggaaGTTAAGGTGGGTGATTAcaaattgtaatatatatatatatatatatataatctcttataaagagaataggattaagaaattaaacataatttttcttcccaaaatacccctacttaaacataaaactttcaTATACACATCTTTTCCCATTCTCTtcaatcattacacactctcattgaccttctatcaccctccgtgatctccaccaccgcctccttTTTATAATGTTTTCGCCTTTTAACAGCCGCAACGCACGAACACTATGCTCGTATATTCAAGCGCAAAAAGCTAATTAAATTCATCGTAAGTATGTTCATAATGATCGAGGTTTTCCATTACAATATCAACCAAATCTGATAATAAATTAGTCTTTTCATCATAAACATTAACGTCAGGTCCATTTTTTTctaatggtgatgaatttgtaATAATATGTTACAAATAACTTATAACGTATTTACCTGCATGGCTGCGTGCTATACCGTATTTTCATTGTAAATATTCATAATTTGCTAGAATGTTAAATACTGTAAGTCCTTAAATGATAAGCAAAAAAACACCCTCCATTTATATAAGTGGATAAatacacaaattaaaaaacatgatttttttgattttaatggatcaatatgttgttaaacacttgaataatgataattaaataaactatgttagttttatgaacttttgatgcatcaaaatgaagtttATAAGTGTTTTCGCaatgttctcattttaaggTTGGATTTATTGGATTGAcaccatattatatataatatatattatatattatatttatacataaacatatcttaatcttaatcttttattatactaaagcacaattgttctaataacttatcgaccaatcacaactctcgattttttaaagttgaccattgtttttaatttttactttaatttacacttttttgttttccatcacaaatttactcTTATTACccaattattttaatatattaaataaataagaattgttaatatatatctattaaaataatagttaatatttatccaataaaataataaataatatatatccaattgaataataactaatatatatccaatagtatgTTTTATCATAGAAACatagaattaattaattaaaaataaataaaatttgatgtcaatatattaacattttaagaacaacttcgatgaatatatttgaaaaaaatattttaatataaaacttaaagtgttgatatatcgatcaatttttattactcaaaatagtatattatgttttaaattataatattgtTGACATCGTAAGCCTCGTGTATTAGACGCTAGcctaaaacagttgaactaatgacttattgcCCAATcacatcgctcaatttcatcaaattgattctAGCAAAagtctcactaatttacacttttttgtttttcatcaataacttatattttttagccctaaatacttaatttatgctttttataatatttagtcccatcaacttgagaatattttttataataattcatcatttaattagtttgtttattgaCCAATTACAACTCTTAAtttttctctaatttttcacaagtatgtttaatataatattatgagtataagtggtttcaaaaaattttataatatagaaaatattGTAACATTTGCCTTGTAGAGTGACTATGTGaaacaaatccatcaatatgtctcatgTTATTatttacaacttgcaaagtataacacttggaatcgtatatcttcaaaattgtaaacttttatgacttaaatagtTAATTGTATGAAGATctgataatatcgtaagtcccgtgtccagtgtttaacacgggtctaaaatttagtatatactataagacaattgaactaatgacttattaaccaatcaaatcgttcaatttcatcaaattgactatcgcttatgtcatcatttaaatcaactataaattaaaaattcgaataatcattatctaaatatattattatattagtatttatattaatttgtagaaaaagtatcattaatttacattttttttgtttttcataaaaaatttacactttgtAGTCCTGAAtattaacttatatttatttttagccatcaacttgagaagtttttttaaaaaattttttttaaaaagttacaaaaaggtatttatatttaatttttttaaattacaattgtcactcaaatcaataatcctaattgttatctactTATCATAAGACAAGTAATTGAAAATAAgcttattcgtgttatgggcCCGCATCATAATCaagtacatatacttgaatatcaagtacaagatcacaagtatgtttatattttaattcttagttATCttatatcacattatgagtacaactggttttaaaaaaatttataatagtgaaattattgtagcatgtatCTTGTGTAATGACTACAACAAACAATTCTATCAATATGtgtcagctaataatgacagtgatgaACATttaattattgtactacaacttgcaaaatataacacttaaaatcatatatcttcaaaattataagtttttatgaattaaatgtatgaagattttatgtttctaaaatctagttataatattaaaatatgtgtcagaggaaacaaataaaaataactaaatgctatacatttatttaaaattagaaacaatatcaccaacatattgTCTAGTCTAATGGTTGCATTCGCCTATTATTATCCCACATGTCGTAAGTTCGAGTCTTGTTTTGCGCTATATTTTGCAttatttaaactattttattaactaaataattaattattaataatgacatggataaatattagatattatgcATACGTGTCATATGAAGTGGTGATTTATGTGTCAAGCTCCTAAAGCTATGAGGAGCAAGGCTTCTCCATAAAGCCCCTTATAGGGATATCTTATGCCATGTGTCAATTGATATCTTTGAAGCATGGAAAGAAGCGTCTTATTTATCACGTCATCTACAATTTTTTGTCCAATAGCGCCCTTGGGGGCAATGTATATAGCTTTATTGGGCTTCTTATGGCTTCTTGTAACAAAAAGTTGGAAAAATGACGCCCTATAAAGCCTTGTACCGGAAAGCCTAACCCAACACGATATGAGAATGCTAATGTGGTGAGCAAAGAGATATGCCAAATAAGCTCTCGGAGATagagatttatatatatctagagagagagatagagatatCTTCGGTTATTTATTACATGCACTCCTCCTTTTTGTATCACTGTTAGTTCTATACAATTCCCATGACTACTAGTTTTTGGCCCTTCCCCCCGGGCCCACCTTGCTCATTATCAATTCAAACAGAGGTTTAATTTGCACCTCAATTCTATACTTCTCAAACTAATTACTCGTTTTTTTAGGTACATCAAATTGGCATTGTCTTGAATCAAACTATGATACCAATTAATTACGGCGAGAGGGCAAGCTGAGTCATAAAATTAATGGGAATATATAGTAACAAAACAATGAGTATAACATAAGAGTACGTTGTGTCTTAATTTTCAACTTAATTCCCCGTGGTCCTCACAAACTAGAACAGATATCTAAGCCCGGCCCGATagcaaattatatattaatatatatattaaaaacaaagttatgaaaatgcgtgtaaagaatagtaacgggtcgttttatttttttgggcccgtttttattttttttagtgggtcgctttattttcttttggacccgtcttatattcttaattttgggcttgacaaattatgttttgatattttaaattgcttccaatttttttataaaagatcacttatttttattgcatattattattttttaagtttttaacatttttaaaattatctcatcttagtacaagtgaactattacatagtatatatacacataacagtagggtgtatgttttggatatatacacctaaccatcTCCGAAAAGTTTGATTGCTATACTTATTattttcaatgttatttcggttgatgttttattattataattttttttttcactttctattttcaatgatttaagaaattagctttaattatgtttttattattaatttgtttttttattttaaatattccactttcatacttattatcttttagaatttatataatatattaatctattataaaattatatcgtCGATTTTTTCTAAATTATAATTGATTacccattaaaaaatcaatatcaactcaggttttgagttaaataatgtttctaaaagcatgtaataatttttacatagtacgaaacacaataaatataatgtctcccggggcatcGCCCGGGTAACGTATctcgtatatattaaaaacaaaatctcGTAAtccgtgtaaagaatagtaacttttattttattttattttgatgggGTCCatatattcattattttttatactattattttttacttttttctattaaaacggttaaatttttatcaccacaaatttatgtaactttttcaaacctttttattttattttatttcttttaaaattatttcaCACCAAAAGCTTTGATTTCTTACAATTTTACACTAAGGATTTCATTTAAACTGTATGGGTTTTATTTTCACACAAAAGTAATTTTtaccctttttaaaaaaatggttatTTCTTTTCACTgtaaatttatttaacttttttttaacgttttttatttttattttcttttaaaatcattttatacGAAAAGATTTAATCTATTACAGTTTTATAGTAAGGATTTCATTTTAAACCGTACAAGTTTCACTTTTAcacaaaagttttaatatttcttttttcacATGGGCATGCCACCttcatttatttttaccatGTTTTTTTAACCACCAAATGAAAACTATATGTTCCCCTTAAAAAAATTGTGTCTTTTAACTCGCAGCTCATGAACCCAAAATTATTTGTAAAACATAAACTCATcgtataatattaaatatatttttatttcatttttttctattattgtttttaatgttATGCCAATCTTCTAAGAATGTTGTTATCGGTATTAATATAGTTATCGTTAATGGGCTTTGCTATTCCATATTCAAACTTTTGGgctacttatttatatttaattttgagCCTTGTGTTGACATTTTAGTATGTTAGGTTaattcaaaactttgaatttatatgtaaaaaatgtcatatttttctattattgttGTATTATGTTCGTAACACATTTTGTCATTCTTTTAAGAACGTTGTCTcagtattaatatatttatttatagacgTATTTCATTATTTCTCCTAATAcaattatcttaataaatttaagtaatttttttttaaaaacatccaCATACGTAATGTCTCCTGGGCCAACGCCCGGGAGTATTGGGATTTGTGCAAAGAATAGTAACTTTTTATTACTCCCTCTGTCCCAATTTAAGTGTCCACATTTGACTTGTTGAGTCTTTCTTCTCTAACTTTGACTTtaagtatttttgtttatataatataatacttaatgaaagttatatcaatgaaaagtacatccAAAGctcaatctattcatatattttacatcaattatggCTTAACACACACGAAacaatttacggtcaaagttacgaaagaaagacttcaaaagtcaaaatacgacatttaaattgggacggagggggTATTTTTTTTGTAGGTCCCACATGTCCattattttctaattattacttttaacttacattttttacATGCTTAACTTTTTTTCCtcattatacatttattatctttgtaaatttttttaattttatttctttaaaatacatttatactaaaAACTTTGATCTCTTACATTTTGTACTaaggattttattttaaattgtaGGCATCCATtaaaccctttttattttcacacaAACTTTTTAAGGGAACATGTAATATTTTGGTTAGAAAATGGTagaaagaaattaatatatcaaagtcttcttttttctattattatttgtattatgatCGCAACACATTTTGTCATTCTTATAAGAGCGTCGTTTATGTATCATATTTTGTCATTTATTCTAAtaccattttcttaataaatttagataatttttcttaaaaagaaagaCATCTACAAACGTCATGTCTCCCGAGGCAACGCCCGGGTAACATATCTCGTTAATACCAAAATTGACTTAGAAAgtcatatttttatcatatcaTCACAAACTGATACTCCCTGAATAGCTTGTCGCAACATCTAAAATTTTGATCGTTTGTTGCTAGCCTAAAAcacaaattacatatataatgcTCAGgtttgtttatattaatttttttgagGTCTTGAGGAAAATTGCACTTTTGTGCACACTCAAAGTCAGGCATAAGTACTGATGACAAATTAACccaatcatttgaaaaattatgATCAATAAATCACTGTTAGTCAGACTATTATTATGCTCTTTGGTAACCAGATTCttaaaggatatatatatatatatatatatatatatatatatatatatatatatatgcatatttacCATCTCCATAAACACCTCCATGTTAAAATGTACTCGTATAAATTATTTAGGCATGTGCTAATAAGACGGAGTTTCTTGGAGCTTTTTGTCTGACAACTCAGCATCACATTACTCAAGACTCTCTCAGTCTATAAAGAAAAGCTTTTTGGAATTTCTTTCTACATCATCatctattttataaaacaaacaaacaaacaaacaaaaaacgtTTTCGGCCCCCAATACAAAAAATACCATTTAGTGGCTCACACTTTTAGTGACATACATGTCATGTGTCACTATAGCAAGTTTCTAATGGCACAATCTTTTCTGTCACAAatgatattagatatatattgtcACTTTGATTGTGATGCCATTAAATGTACTTTGATTTTGATTGTAGTATGCCATTAAATGTACTTTGATACTTTTGTATACTTTAAAacgaaatttttcaaaattcatcCAAAAATTAGGCGGACCTTTTCCTTTAACTTTCAGGGTTTCCTTCTTATATATCTTTATTCCCccctttttaaataaattcatCTTTTGCCCTAAAAATTGGGCAGTCACAATAATTCAAATTCATCCTGAAATTTTTTTTGGGGTATACCATCTTCAAGATTGTGCCTTAGTTTATGATTCCATCCATAGCCATAATTATGGTTATGTCGACAAAAGGTACCGTAATCGAACTATTGCTATAAAATTTTAAGAGGTGATTTtgtatctttctttcttttttttctttttgcttttgCCAGCCTTGACTATAAGATTTCTCATTCTTATTTCCCTTCCTAATTTTCTTGTGTTTGTGTTGATATAATCTATAGATAATATCTTGATTGGGCTGGGAACGATGAACAAATTATGGcagatctttttctttctttcttttttttaattttacttttatagggtttattattatttattgttagtaatttgttgaaattttgtttttaaacaaCTTTGTCaagagatttaaaaaaataattatgaattatCAATTCAGggattaaaattttatttggtATGTGTACACAGTATTCCTTTATTCGCAATTAatcttaaaatattttgattatttgtgTAACAAATAAACCATGAATGTCATGGTTAAGAGATACTTCTGGAAATATAATTTACAATGCTTCCAGTTGTCTAACTACAATATAGCTTTTTccgttttttttaaattttgttttaatcttATTTCAGATTTATGGTCACTTGTGTTGAAGGTTTCCAAGTTAGATTTAACTAGAGAAAAGAGGATATATTGGCCTAATAGTGGTAATGTAGAATTTTATTGTAATAGAAATAATCATttacatgtttttgttttcgGTATTATAATTTATAGAAACACTATATTTTTTGTCTTCATTTGTTTCATTAGCTATGGAACTCAAAAGACTGaatgaagaagaaattgaaacTGAGTGACTGAACTTAAAGCTCTATTTCAAGATTTCAGGTACCCTCacaaatcttttttaatttgtcTTTCATAGATAGACTTGCATTTACATACCTTAAATTTGAGTGTTATTGCATATCTAAGTTGTGCA is drawn from Erigeron canadensis isolate Cc75 chromosome 9, C_canadensis_v1, whole genome shotgun sequence and contains these coding sequences:
- the LOC122582100 gene encoding ubiquitin fusion degradation protein 1 homolog translates to MALADDVHNPPSMFEQSYRCYPVSFIDKSHLEKGDKIIMPPSALDRLAYLQIDYPMLFELRNPSASKVSHCGVLEFIADEGLIYIPYWMMENMLLQEGDVVNVKNASLSKGTYVKLQPHTMDFLDVSNPKAILETTLRSYSCLTTGDTIMVAYNNKKFYIDIVETKPSAAISIIETDCEVDFAPPLDYKEPEKPLKSKAPSEAQEEEEPAKNLPKFNPFTGSGRRLDGKPAEPVAAPLLRPHKAEATTSDSNGSTPSNSNSRKRSGKLVFGSNADETPNVKPKSATKEAKDTKEEPPKKEEPKFQAFTGKKYSLKD